The following is a genomic window from Cetobacterium sp. ZOR0034.
AAGAGTTTGTGCCATCTCTTCAAGAGTTTTATTCATTTCATTATTGATTTCTATTTTATCATCAAGAGCTGATAATATTGAGGTTATCTTTTCTTGGGTTTCTAGTGGTGGTAAATCAATTTCTAATTTCCTTAAATCTTTTAATAAAAGATTTTTTTGAACAGAACCTCCTGAAAGGTTTATTAATTTATTAACTTTAGAACTCAACACATAATACAAATATTTAGAATTCACTTTATCTTTATTTGGTTTAATAATAGCTACACTTTTTTGAAATGTCGTTTTTCTAACTTTTTTATTATTTTTTATAAAAACCATTTTACCAATAGTTCCACTATTAGTTATCAAAATATCTTCATCTTCTAACTTAGTTCTTTTATCTACTTCTAAAAAATCATTTTCTGTAATTTGACGAGCATTATCATAATTAATTTTTCCATTATTTATATCTTTCACACTGATAAAAAAATAACCTGAATTAGGTTCATCTTTACAATTTCCATGTTTCCCATCTGTTATATTTAAACAAATTTCTTCCATATAAAATCTATTATTTACTTTATTCTCCACCATTATATATCAAATCCTAACTTAGCTAGATTAGCTCTTATCTCTTCTTCTAGGTGTCTACTCTTTTGGAATTGTTCAGCTAGTTTTGCACTTAGATCTG
Proteins encoded in this region:
- a CDS encoding restriction endonuclease subunit S; the encoded protein is MVENKVNNRFYMEEICLNITDGKHGNCKDEPNSGYFFISVKDINNGKINYDNARQITENDFLEVDKRTKLEDEDILITNSGTIGKMVFIKNNKKVRKTTFQKSVAIIKPNKDKVNSKYLYYVLSSKVNKLINLSGGSVQKNLLLKDLRKLEIDLPPLETQEKITSILSALDDKIEINNEMNKTLEEMAQTL